A stretch of the Archangium violaceum genome encodes the following:
- a CDS encoding DUF2381 family protein codes for MELARWPLAPIPANGAGAVVVGIKGERAQLGCPCTLKLWEAQGPRTFTLGNVTFPEGKAKGP; via the coding sequence GTGGAGCTTGCCCGTTGGCCACTGGCGCCCATCCCCGCGAATGGTGCCGGTGCCGTCGTGGTGGGCATCAAGGGGGAGCGCGCGCAGCTCGGCTGCCCCTGCACCCTCAAACTATGGGAAGCACAGGGGCCGCGCACCTTCACCCTCGGGAACGTCACCTTCCCCGAGGGGAAAGCGAAGGGGCCCTGA
- a CDS encoding ankyrin repeat domain-containing protein: protein MSKELFAAIEQHDTARVKALLAEGADPNEPQLEPPGLRPLQVAIYELSDGGELDVLLALLEHGADVNAWDVERDKTPLLVAACENELAAVEALVKAGADPNVCSSEGVTPLRTCAQMGNLRMASLLLGAGATRTINDWGGLTGYTALGHAARRLDLPMIKLLLDAGADPRAPDEDGLPAHYRLPPRAESDSQTWDAAFELLGGAKDRMP, encoded by the coding sequence ATGTCGAAAGAACTCTTCGCAGCGATCGAGCAGCACGATACGGCCCGGGTCAAGGCGCTGCTGGCGGAGGGGGCCGATCCGAACGAGCCGCAGCTGGAGCCGCCGGGGTTGCGTCCGCTGCAAGTGGCCATCTACGAACTCTCCGATGGGGGCGAACTCGACGTGCTCCTAGCGCTCCTTGAGCACGGCGCGGACGTCAACGCATGGGACGTCGAGCGAGACAAGACCCCCTTGTTGGTGGCGGCCTGCGAAAACGAGCTGGCGGCAGTCGAAGCGCTCGTGAAGGCGGGGGCTGACCCCAACGTGTGCAGCAGTGAAGGAGTCACGCCGCTGCGGACGTGCGCGCAGATGGGCAATCTGAGGATGGCCTCGCTTCTCTTAGGCGCGGGGGCGACTCGGACGATCAACGACTGGGGCGGTCTGACCGGATACACCGCGCTCGGACACGCGGCACGTCGGCTGGACCTCCCCATGATTAAGCTGCTTCTCGACGCGGGCGCCGATCCGAGGGCCCCGGACGAGGACGGCCTGCCCGCCCACTACCGTCTTCCGCCGCGCGCTGAATCAGATTCTCAGACATGGGACGCCGCGTTCGAACTGCTCGGAGGAGCGAAGGACCGCATGCCGTAG
- a CDS encoding transposase encodes MGTHGWAYRRRQPEGTVLYEAVRDNLATLLAEASEVGRGMPRYVERDFARYLECGVLAHGFARVRCESCKDELLVAFSCKGRGVCPSCNAKRAHVTAVHLVERVLPHVPYRQWTLSFPHRVRWVLLKDVGLLSDVLTVFLRAVFALQRRRARRQGMRGGQVGAVSFIQFFGSALQVTPHFHSLVPDGVFVPREGGVRFEALPPPTQGEVEQLLRVVRHRALRLLEKRGALPAQGPEDALQAYQAHSLQQRLRWTEVDVRPPPRKQPRCALLEGFSLHANTHLHANDRQGLERLCRYGARGALALERLARMEDGRIAYRMKRPLPDGTTHLLFTGLELLRRVASLVPAPRANLTRFHGVFAPGAQLLPRRLVDGDASTLVDGHAARVESPHWVMEWACRRARGS; translated from the coding sequence GTGGGGACGCACGGGTGGGCGTACCGGCGAAGGCAGCCGGAGGGGACGGTGCTATACGAGGCGGTGAGGGACAACCTGGCCACGCTGCTGGCGGAGGCCAGCGAGGTGGGGCGCGGCATGCCCCGGTACGTGGAGCGGGACTTCGCCCGGTACCTGGAGTGCGGCGTGCTGGCGCACGGCTTCGCGCGGGTACGCTGCGAGAGTTGCAAGGACGAGCTGCTCGTCGCCTTCTCGTGCAAGGGGCGAGGGGTGTGCCCCTCCTGTAACGCGAAGCGGGCGCATGTGACGGCGGTGCACCTGGTAGAGCGGGTGCTGCCGCATGTGCCCTACCGTCAGTGGACGCTGTCCTTTCCGCACCGGGTGCGGTGGGTGCTGCTCAAGGACGTGGGACTGCTCTCGGACGTCCTCACCGTCTTCCTGCGCGCGGTGTTTGCCCTGCAGCGCCGAAGGGCACGGCGGCAGGGAATGCGGGGTGGGCAGGTCGGGGCCGTGTCGTTCATCCAGTTCTTCGGCTCCGCCTTGCAGGTCACGCCGCACTTCCACTCGCTGGTGCCGGACGGCGTCTTCGTGCCGCGGGAGGGCGGCGTGCGCTTCGAGGCGTTGCCGCCGCCCACGCAAGGTGAGGTGGAGCAGTTGCTGAGGGTGGTGCGTCATCGGGCGCTGCGCCTGCTGGAGAAAAGAGGGGCACTGCCCGCTCAAGGACCCGAGGACGCGCTGCAGGCGTACCAGGCGCACTCCCTGCAGCAACGGCTGCGCTGGACGGAGGTGGACGTCCGGCCCCCTCCCCGAAAGCAGCCCCGGTGCGCCTTGCTGGAAGGCTTCTCCCTGCATGCCAATACGCACCTCCATGCCAACGACAGGCAGGGGCTGGAGCGGCTGTGCCGCTATGGGGCGCGTGGCGCGCTGGCGCTGGAGCGCCTGGCGCGAATGGAGGATGGACGCATCGCCTACCGCATGAAGCGCCCGCTGCCCGACGGCACCACGCACCTGCTCTTCACCGGGCTGGAACTGTTACGGCGTGTAGCGTCCCTGGTACCTGCGCCTCGGGCAAACCTCACGAGGTTCCACGGCGTCTTTGCTCCAGGCGCGCAACTGTTACCGCGCAGGCTTGTTGATGGAGATGCGAGCACGCTTGTTGATGGTCACGCGGCGAGGGTGGAATCACCGCACTGGGTGATGGAATGGGCCTGTCGGCGAGCCCGCGGGAGTTGA
- a CDS encoding ExeA family protein → MSEPSLSLFGLTQSPFTKEVADADLWLPPSKQELVDELVDSLQQRHNVLLVGEPGVGKTCVLRALRQRLPTERFRLTYCHNATLGRRDFYRQLCLALGLSPKATAAAVFFAVTGHVQELASSRLHPVFLLDEAHLLHSDVLAHLHILLNYEWDSRALLSLVLVGLPELEDRLSLGTHKSLLSRLHSRLRLEPVTPDDSADYLRHRLRLAGCDRELFPREAVSLLHESCQGAHRDLDRLASLCLRQASRRKRKLVDSDIVREVLERQHSPALA, encoded by the coding sequence ATGTCCGAGCCTTCCCTCTCCCTCTTCGGCCTCACCCAGTCCCCCTTCACCAAGGAAGTCGCCGACGCCGACCTCTGGCTGCCGCCCTCCAAGCAGGAGCTCGTCGACGAGCTCGTCGACTCCCTCCAGCAGCGCCACAACGTGCTGCTGGTGGGCGAGCCCGGCGTCGGCAAAACCTGCGTGCTGCGCGCGCTGCGCCAGCGTCTGCCCACCGAGCGCTTCCGCCTCACCTACTGCCACAACGCCACCCTGGGCCGGCGCGACTTCTACCGCCAGCTGTGCCTGGCCCTGGGTCTCTCTCCCAAGGCCACCGCGGCGGCCGTCTTCTTCGCCGTCACCGGCCACGTCCAGGAGCTCGCCTCCTCCCGCCTCCACCCCGTCTTCCTGCTGGACGAGGCTCACCTGCTGCATTCCGACGTGCTGGCCCACCTGCACATATTGCTCAACTACGAATGGGACAGTCGCGCCCTGCTCAGCCTCGTCCTCGTCGGCCTGCCCGAGCTGGAAGACAGGCTGAGCCTCGGTACTCACAAGTCCCTGCTCTCGCGCCTGCACTCCCGTTTGCGGCTGGAGCCAGTGACTCCCGACGACTCCGCCGACTACCTGCGCCACCGCCTCCGGCTCGCGGGCTGTGACAGGGAGCTCTTCCCCCGCGAGGCCGTCTCCCTGTTGCACGAGTCCTGCCAGGGCGCGCACCGCGACCTCGACCGGCTCGCTTCCCTGTGCCTGCGCCAGGCCTCACGCCGCAAGCGCAAGCTCGTCGACTCTGACATCGTCCGCGAGGTCCTCGAGCGCCAGCACAGTCCCGCGCTCGCATAG
- a CDS encoding DDE-type integrase/transposase/recombinase — translation MEKLVPRNQGEAVAVFRSQVIGTLLHRPLSRGQLRAALRELSQQSFRPPGAQVTRRYSVPTLERWYYRWRKGGLSALVPQPRAACGAAQALEESVRQLLLDVRREHPSASVRLIVRTLVESGRLREGAVSESTVRRLLASAGLDRVSLRRSPGATQRLRWEASHPGALWHGDVCHGLALPDGRPLRIHALMDDKSRYVVALEARCSERESDMLSLFVATLRRWGRPDSLYLDNGSTYSGKALATACARLGTALVHARPYDPEARGKMERFWRTLREGLLDHLDRGLSLEQVQRRLDTFLTRHYHCTPHSSLFGDTPALVWSSRQTLLVSEEQLRQALTVRERRLVSRDGVVHLDGQLFEVRQGFLAGRRLYVCHNLVEGLPTEAWVEHDGHRYPLQPLDRRLNGTVRREPHAPAPQQARTPFEPAAPNPAP, via the coding sequence ATGGAGAAGCTCGTTCCCAGAAACCAGGGGGAGGCCGTCGCGGTGTTCCGCAGCCAGGTGATTGGCACGCTGCTGCACCGGCCGCTCTCGCGCGGCCAGCTGCGTGCGGCGCTGCGGGAGTTGTCCCAGCAGAGCTTCCGCCCACCGGGTGCGCAGGTGACGCGCCGCTACAGCGTGCCCACGCTGGAGCGCTGGTACTACCGCTGGCGCAAGGGGGGCCTGTCAGCCCTGGTGCCTCAGCCGCGAGCTGCTTGCGGCGCGGCCCAGGCGCTGGAGGAGTCCGTGCGCCAACTGCTGCTGGACGTGCGGCGCGAGCACCCCAGCGCCTCGGTGCGCCTCATTGTGCGCACCCTGGTGGAGAGCGGGCGGCTGCGCGAGGGCGCGGTGAGCGAAAGCACCGTGCGCAGGCTGCTGGCCAGCGCCGGGCTGGACAGGGTTTCCCTGCGCCGCTCGCCGGGCGCCACGCAGCGGCTGCGCTGGGAGGCCTCTCACCCGGGCGCCCTCTGGCACGGGGACGTGTGCCACGGACTGGCCCTGCCCGATGGCAGGCCCCTGCGCATCCACGCCCTCATGGACGACAAGAGCCGCTACGTGGTGGCCCTGGAGGCACGGTGCAGCGAGCGCGAGAGCGACATGCTCTCCCTCTTCGTCGCGACCCTTCGCCGCTGGGGGCGCCCCGACTCCCTCTACCTCGACAACGGCTCCACCTACTCGGGCAAGGCCCTGGCCACCGCCTGCGCCCGCCTGGGCACCGCCCTCGTCCACGCCCGCCCCTATGACCCGGAGGCTCGGGGAAAAATGGAGCGCTTCTGGCGCACCCTGCGCGAGGGGCTGCTGGACCATCTCGACCGCGGCCTCTCTCTGGAGCAGGTGCAGCGGCGCCTGGACACCTTCCTCACACGCCACTACCACTGCACGCCCCACTCCTCCCTCTTCGGTGACACCCCAGCCCTGGTGTGGAGCTCGCGCCAGACTCTCCTGGTGTCCGAGGAGCAGCTGCGCCAGGCCCTCACCGTGCGCGAGCGGCGCCTGGTTTCTCGCGACGGCGTGGTGCACCTGGACGGCCAGCTCTTCGAGGTGCGCCAGGGCTTCCTCGCCGGCCGCCGGCTGTACGTCTGCCACAACCTGGTGGAGGGCCTGCCCACCGAGGCCTGGGTGGAGCACGACGGACACCGCTACCCCCTCCAACCGCTGGACAGGCGCCTCAACGGCACCGTCCGCCGCGAGCCTCACGCTCCCGCGCCCCAGCAGGCGCGCACGCCCTTCGAGCCCGCCGCCCCCAACCCCGCCCCCTGA
- a CDS encoding ATP-dependent helicase HrpA, with product MAPQAAASTEPMKEKTPRVDWAELLRRTFALDVFACPRCGGRRKVLAYVTAPAGVRSILEHLGLPSQALKRAPARGPPQQAWC from the coding sequence GTGGCGCCCCAGGCAGCGGCCAGCACGGAGCCGATGAAGGAGAAGACGCCGCGAGTAGACTGGGCCGAGTTGCTCAGGAGGACGTTCGCACTGGACGTGTTCGCCTGTCCGCGGTGTGGAGGCAGGCGAAAGGTGCTGGCGTATGTGACGGCCCCGGCAGGGGTGCGCTCGATATTGGAGCACCTGGGACTTCCCTCGCAGGCTCTGAAGCGGGCCCCGGCCCGGGGACCACCCCAGCAGGCGTGGTGCTGA
- a CDS encoding transposase family protein, whose product MTCRQHGTGQSSAQTVEKEKRSSREIIRVALPVKTWEQEPPDVEAVRPGRCPGCGAASRPVGGRVVLHGHGTRSRQVLGPEEPGGTPRQVEVQVRRYRCQACGATCTVAPWEVWTRRLYSLTAIVWTLALWAVVGLGLAAVRERVSLLAFTRKRGSLDEPSVAA is encoded by the coding sequence GTGACGTGTAGACAGCACGGCACGGGCCAGAGCTCCGCGCAGACAGTGGAGAAAGAGAAGCGGAGCAGCCGAGAAATCATCCGAGTGGCGCTGCCAGTCAAGACTTGGGAGCAGGAGCCACCGGACGTGGAGGCGGTGAGGCCGGGGAGGTGCCCGGGGTGTGGAGCGGCGAGCCGACCGGTGGGAGGGCGGGTGGTGCTGCACGGGCACGGCACGAGAAGCCGGCAGGTGTTGGGGCCCGAGGAGCCGGGAGGGACACCGAGACAGGTGGAGGTACAGGTGCGGCGCTACCGCTGTCAGGCGTGCGGGGCCACGTGCACGGTGGCGCCGTGGGAGGTGTGGACGCGCAGGCTGTACTCGCTGACGGCGATAGTGTGGACGCTGGCGTTGTGGGCTGTGGTGGGGCTTGGGCTGGCGGCGGTGCGTGAGCGCGTCAGCCTGTTGGCGTTCACGAGGAAGCGCGGGAGTTTGGACGAGCCGAGCGTCGCGGCCTGA
- the hrpA gene encoding ATP-dependent RNA helicase HrpA: protein MSGDLPIPPPGGLPTLHFPPELPISSRVEDITAAITAHQVVIVAGATGSGKTTQLPKVLLAMGRGRPRQIGVTQPRRIAATSVAARVARELGTELGTDVGYQIRFEDRSSRRTAVKFMTDGVLLAQIHSDPLLSRYDTIVLDEAHERSLTIDFLLGWLKRILPRRPDLKVVVSSATIETERFSRFFGGAPVIQVEGRTFPVDVLYEPPPEDAELADSVADAVADVLSLDPDGDILVFLPGEREIREAENALNARELRGTVVQPLYARLSAAEQSRVFATLPERRVILATNVAETSVTLPGIVYVVDTGVARLSRYDPRSGTTRLHIEPISQASADQRKGRCGRVREGICVRLYDEASFTSRPAFTDPEIKRTGLAGVILRMKSLGLGDVEDFPFLDPPQPRAIAEGWRVLEELGAIEGKERTLTPLGHQLARFPVDPRIARMILAGAEYGCLDEVLIVAAALNLQDPRERPRELAQKADELHRRFRDEHSDFTGLLKLWAFVREAEGRGTSHLRRVCRDNFLSFLRVREWRDVQRQLEETVRELRLPRKGRGAPSRGDALHQALLTGLLSRIGQWNPEQRHYTGAKQTRFMLHPSSALAKKPPAWVMAFELVETSQLFARTVAKLDPEWLAAAAPHLLKRSYSEPHWSQKSARAVVKENATLFGLQVFKERPVALASMEPARARLMFLEHALVRGEYRTRGAFQEKNRQVLERVAHLRDKARRSELLDSEALLTFFDQRVPADVMDGASFEAWRRKAEAADPDVLVLSMEDALSHDPGLSPAHYPDAITLHGSSVPVTYTFDPAAEDDGITLSVPLLLLAQLVPGELDWTIPGWQREKLTALLEQLPRALRKQLGPVPDLVDRLEKELVPFRGPMIPALARAVSRLCGVDVPEESLRADAVPPYLRITLRVLDERGKELARSRDADALLEQYGGRARAALRSVAPASDWERKGLTAWTFGELPPVVTRRVGGLEVRSYPALVDRGAAVDLVLLETSSAADAATRTGVRRLLMLAARGHVAVSAARMPPPFPSLDGAPPARGQADAFRALVLARSVDDAFKLAPGAPLPRTQAAFEALVREGSPRIERAARDWADAVAATSRELAATLGALKAASKGPSGAAAVRDIRSQLGHLFPANLIEWIPFVRLLNYPRYLRAAQARLSRAVANPGKDAGKAAPFTPLWETFLARCATVRDQEAAQELRWAFEELRVAIFAPEVTTPVSVTVAKVGTALAALR, encoded by the coding sequence ATGTCCGGCGACCTACCCATTCCTCCCCCCGGCGGCTTGCCCACCCTGCACTTCCCCCCCGAACTCCCCATCTCGAGCCGGGTGGAGGACATCACCGCGGCCATCACCGCCCATCAGGTCGTCATCGTCGCGGGGGCCACCGGCTCGGGGAAGACGACGCAGCTGCCCAAAGTCCTGCTCGCCATGGGGCGCGGCCGCCCGCGCCAGATTGGCGTCACCCAGCCCCGGCGTATCGCCGCGACGAGCGTGGCCGCGCGCGTGGCACGCGAGCTCGGCACGGAGCTGGGCACGGACGTCGGCTACCAGATTCGCTTCGAGGACCGCTCGTCCCGGCGGACGGCCGTGAAGTTCATGACCGACGGGGTCCTGCTCGCGCAGATTCACAGCGACCCGCTCCTGAGCCGCTACGACACGATCGTGCTCGACGAGGCCCACGAGCGCAGCCTCACCATCGACTTTCTACTCGGGTGGCTCAAGCGCATCCTCCCCAGGCGCCCCGACCTCAAGGTGGTGGTGAGCTCGGCCACCATCGAGACCGAGCGCTTCTCGCGGTTCTTCGGGGGGGCTCCGGTCATCCAGGTGGAGGGCCGGACCTTTCCGGTGGACGTGCTCTACGAGCCGCCCCCCGAGGACGCCGAGCTCGCCGACTCCGTCGCCGATGCGGTGGCGGACGTGCTCTCGCTCGACCCGGACGGGGACATCCTCGTGTTCCTCCCCGGGGAGCGGGAAATCCGCGAAGCCGAGAATGCCCTGAACGCACGCGAGCTCCGCGGCACGGTGGTGCAGCCCCTGTATGCGCGCCTGTCGGCCGCCGAGCAGTCGCGCGTCTTCGCCACCCTCCCCGAGCGCCGGGTCATCCTCGCCACCAACGTCGCGGAGACGTCGGTCACCCTCCCGGGAATCGTGTACGTCGTGGATACGGGGGTGGCGCGCCTGTCGCGCTACGACCCGCGCTCGGGCACCACACGCCTGCACATCGAGCCGATCTCCCAGGCCAGCGCCGACCAGCGCAAAGGGCGCTGCGGCCGCGTGCGCGAGGGGATCTGCGTGCGCCTCTACGACGAGGCGAGCTTCACCTCGCGGCCCGCCTTCACCGACCCGGAAATCAAGCGCACCGGGCTCGCGGGGGTCATCCTGCGGATGAAGTCCCTCGGCCTCGGTGACGTCGAGGACTTCCCCTTCCTCGACCCGCCCCAGCCGAGGGCCATCGCCGAGGGCTGGCGGGTGCTCGAGGAGCTCGGGGCCATCGAGGGCAAGGAGCGCACCTTGACGCCGCTCGGGCACCAGCTCGCGCGCTTCCCGGTGGACCCGCGCATCGCGCGGATGATTCTCGCCGGCGCCGAGTACGGGTGCCTGGACGAGGTGCTCATCGTCGCCGCGGCGCTCAACCTGCAGGACCCGCGCGAGCGGCCACGGGAGCTCGCGCAGAAGGCGGACGAGTTGCACCGGCGCTTCCGAGATGAGCACTCGGACTTCACGGGCCTGCTCAAGCTGTGGGCGTTCGTGCGCGAGGCCGAGGGCCGGGGGACGTCCCATCTGCGGCGCGTGTGCCGGGACAACTTCCTGTCCTTCCTGCGGGTGCGCGAGTGGCGGGACGTCCAGCGCCAGCTCGAGGAGACCGTCCGCGAGCTGCGCCTGCCGCGCAAGGGCCGAGGCGCCCCGTCGCGCGGGGACGCCCTGCACCAGGCGCTCCTCACCGGGCTCCTGTCCCGCATCGGCCAGTGGAATCCGGAGCAGCGCCATTATACGGGCGCGAAGCAGACGCGCTTCATGCTTCACCCCTCGTCGGCGCTCGCGAAAAAGCCCCCCGCCTGGGTGATGGCGTTCGAGCTCGTGGAGACGTCCCAGCTGTTCGCGCGCACCGTGGCGAAGCTCGACCCGGAGTGGCTCGCGGCGGCGGCCCCCCACCTGCTCAAGCGCAGCTACTCCGAACCGCACTGGTCGCAGAAGTCCGCGCGCGCAGTGGTGAAGGAGAACGCGACCCTCTTCGGGCTTCAAGTCTTCAAGGAGCGCCCCGTGGCCCTGGCCAGCATGGAGCCCGCCCGGGCACGGCTGATGTTCCTCGAGCATGCCCTGGTGCGCGGCGAGTACCGCACCCGGGGGGCGTTCCAGGAGAAGAACCGCCAGGTGCTCGAGCGCGTGGCGCACCTGCGGGACAAGGCCCGGCGCAGCGAGCTGCTCGACAGCGAGGCGCTGCTGACGTTCTTCGACCAGCGCGTCCCGGCGGACGTGATGGACGGGGCGAGCTTCGAGGCCTGGCGCCGCAAGGCCGAGGCGGCCGACCCCGACGTGCTCGTCCTCTCGATGGAGGATGCCCTCTCGCACGACCCGGGCCTGTCCCCGGCGCACTACCCGGACGCCATCACCCTGCACGGCTCGTCCGTGCCGGTGACGTACACCTTCGACCCCGCGGCCGAGGACGACGGCATCACCCTGAGCGTGCCGCTGCTGCTGCTCGCCCAGTTGGTCCCGGGTGAGCTCGACTGGACCATCCCCGGGTGGCAGCGGGAGAAACTCACCGCCCTGCTCGAGCAGCTCCCCCGCGCCCTGCGCAAGCAACTGGGGCCGGTGCCGGACCTGGTCGACCGTCTCGAGAAGGAACTCGTGCCCTTCCGCGGGCCGATGATTCCAGCGCTCGCGCGTGCGGTGTCCCGGCTGTGCGGCGTGGACGTGCCCGAGGAATCTCTCCGGGCGGATGCCGTGCCGCCGTACCTGCGCATCACGCTCCGGGTGCTCGACGAGCGGGGAAAGGAGCTCGCGCGGAGCCGCGACGCCGACGCGCTGCTCGAGCAGTACGGGGGACGTGCACGGGCGGCGCTGCGCAGCGTGGCACCGGCTTCGGACTGGGAGCGCAAGGGGCTGACTGCCTGGACCTTCGGCGAGCTGCCCCCCGTGGTCACCCGGCGGGTCGGCGGTCTCGAGGTCCGCAGCTACCCCGCGCTCGTCGACCGGGGCGCTGCCGTGGACCTGGTGCTGCTCGAGACATCCTCCGCCGCCGACGCGGCCACGCGCACGGGGGTCCGCCGGCTCCTGATGCTCGCCGCGCGCGGACACGTGGCCGTCAGCGCCGCGCGCATGCCGCCGCCCTTCCCGTCCCTGGACGGCGCGCCACCCGCGCGGGGCCAGGCCGACGCCTTCCGGGCGCTCGTCCTCGCACGCAGCGTCGACGATGCGTTCAAGCTCGCACCAGGTGCGCCGCTGCCCCGCACGCAGGCGGCCTTCGAGGCGCTGGTCCGAGAGGGCTCACCGCGCATCGAGCGTGCGGCCCGGGACTGGGCGGACGCCGTCGCTGCCACCTCCAGGGAGCTCGCCGCGACGCTCGGTGCACTCAAGGCAGCATCAAAGGGGCCGAGCGGCGCGGCGGCCGTGCGGGACATCCGCTCGCAGCTCGGGCACCTGTTCCCCGCGAACCTCATCGAGTGGATTCCCTTCGTGCGCCTGCTGAACTACCCGCGCTACCTCCGCGCGGCCCAGGCACGGCTGTCGCGTGCGGTGGCGAACCCCGGCAAGGACGCAGGGAAGGCCGCGCCCTTCACCCCCCTGTGGGAGACATTCCTCGCCAGGTGCGCCACCGTGCGAGACCAGGAGGCGGCGCAGGAGCTGCGGTGGGCCTTCGAGGAGCTCCGCGTGGCCATCTTCGCCCCGGAGGTGACGACGCCCGTGTCGGTGACGGTGGCGAAGGTCGGCACGGCCCTCGCGGCGCTGCGCTAG
- a CDS encoding IS1182 family transposase — protein MSTSETKRPEQSVLLDVPEGQRPQRQEETKSSARFSSPRPFREWQPDQGQLLPQYAREVLGEGHLACFFVELVKVLDFSPILGAYTKECGQPPYHPVMMTLLLMYAYARGITSSREIERRCETDIAFRYLTGGEQPDHDTVCAFRVRHLEAFRALFVDTLRVARQAGLEKVGHLSVDGTKMKANASKHKAMSYGRMDEAMKKLDEQVGRLLAEAEALDAQEDERHGKGRRGDELPEEMKNPKKRAERLREAARQVEAEKKVALAVEKEKRRERIGQAKQELEEQARKKAEAEGKSPEEAKPAKKAQYNFTDPESRIMPKGGAFQQSYNAQVAVDADTQLVVAQEVGQSSSDARQLAPMVEQVEANTGLVPEELSADAGYLCQEDIEKVEQKGVECFVAGGRDKHGEEAPPAPRGRPPAGLSFKERMKRKLMKRKLLTKRGRKAYARRKVTAEPVIGQVKNTVLPRFSLRGLDKVRGEFSLACAVHNLKKMWKQGWALPGLAEQAA, from the coding sequence GTGAGCACCAGCGAGACGAAGAGGCCCGAGCAGAGCGTACTGTTGGATGTGCCCGAGGGGCAGAGGCCGCAGCGGCAAGAGGAGACGAAGAGCTCCGCGCGCTTCAGCTCGCCGCGACCGTTCCGGGAGTGGCAGCCGGACCAGGGGCAGCTGCTGCCGCAGTACGCGAGGGAGGTACTGGGGGAGGGACACCTGGCGTGCTTCTTCGTGGAGCTGGTGAAGGTGCTGGATTTCAGCCCGATTCTGGGGGCGTACACCAAGGAGTGCGGGCAGCCGCCCTACCACCCGGTGATGATGACGCTGCTGCTCATGTACGCCTACGCGCGGGGCATTACGAGCAGCCGGGAGATTGAGAGGCGGTGCGAGACGGACATCGCCTTCCGCTACCTGACGGGAGGAGAGCAGCCGGACCACGACACGGTGTGCGCCTTCCGGGTGAGACACCTGGAGGCCTTCCGAGCGCTCTTCGTGGACACGTTGCGGGTGGCCCGCCAGGCGGGGCTCGAGAAGGTGGGGCACCTGTCGGTGGACGGCACGAAGATGAAGGCCAACGCCAGCAAGCACAAGGCCATGAGCTACGGGCGCATGGACGAGGCGATGAAGAAGCTGGACGAGCAGGTGGGGCGCCTGCTGGCGGAGGCCGAGGCGCTGGATGCACAGGAGGACGAGCGCCACGGCAAGGGACGGCGTGGGGACGAGCTGCCCGAGGAGATGAAGAATCCGAAGAAGCGCGCCGAGCGGCTGCGGGAGGCGGCGCGCCAGGTGGAGGCGGAGAAGAAGGTGGCTCTGGCGGTGGAGAAGGAGAAGAGGCGGGAGAGGATTGGGCAGGCGAAGCAGGAGTTGGAGGAGCAGGCCAGGAAGAAGGCCGAGGCCGAGGGGAAGTCGCCCGAGGAGGCAAAGCCCGCGAAGAAGGCGCAGTACAACTTCACCGACCCCGAGTCGCGAATCATGCCCAAGGGAGGAGCCTTCCAGCAGTCCTACAACGCGCAGGTGGCGGTGGACGCGGACACGCAGTTGGTAGTGGCGCAGGAGGTGGGGCAGAGCAGCAGCGATGCACGGCAACTGGCGCCCATGGTGGAGCAGGTGGAGGCCAACACGGGGTTGGTGCCCGAGGAGCTGAGCGCGGACGCGGGTTACCTGTGCCAGGAGGACATTGAGAAGGTAGAGCAGAAGGGGGTGGAGTGCTTCGTGGCTGGCGGGCGCGACAAGCATGGAGAGGAGGCGCCGCCAGCGCCGAGAGGACGCCCGCCGGCGGGCCTGAGCTTCAAGGAGCGGATGAAGCGCAAGCTGATGAAGCGCAAGCTGTTGACGAAGCGGGGGCGCAAGGCGTACGCGCGGCGCAAGGTGACGGCCGAGCCGGTGATTGGACAGGTGAAGAATACAGTCCTGCCACGCTTCTCGTTGCGGGGGCTGGACAAGGTGCGAGGAGAATTCTCGCTGGCGTGCGCCGTCCACAACCTCAAGAAGATGTGGAAGCAGGGTTGGGCGCTGCCTGGCCTGGCCGAGCAGGCCGCGTAG